A single region of the Streptomyces sp. NBC_00425 genome encodes:
- the ectB gene encoding diaminobutyrate--2-oxoglutarate transaminase, whose protein sequence is MTLTQPDLSVFETLESEVRSYCRGWPVVFDRAQGSRMYDEDGHRYLDFFAGAGSLNYGHNNPVLKRALIDYLLRDGVTHGLDMSTVAKRTFLQTFQDLVLRPRDLPYKVMFPGPTGTNAVESALKLARKVKGREAIVSFTNAFHGMSLGSLAVTGNAFKRAGAGVPLVHGTPMPFDNYFDGQVPDFLWFERLLEDQGSGLNKPAAVIVETVQGEGGINAARPEWLRALKELCERQDMLLIVDDIQMGCGRTGAFFSFEEAGIVPDIVTVSKSISGYGLPMSLCLFRPELDVWEPGEHNGTFRGNNPAFVTATAALETYWADGSAMEKQTRARGEQVEQGLISITEENLADVKEYRGRGLVWGLEFHEKARAGRVAQRAFELGLLIETSGPESEVVKLLPALTITPEELDEGLSIVARAVRETL, encoded by the coding sequence GTGACCCTCACCCAGCCCGACCTCAGCGTCTTCGAGACCCTCGAGTCCGAGGTGCGCAGCTACTGCCGCGGCTGGCCCGTCGTCTTCGACCGCGCGCAGGGCAGCCGCATGTACGACGAGGACGGCCATCGGTACCTGGACTTCTTCGCCGGCGCCGGATCGCTCAACTACGGCCACAACAACCCCGTGCTGAAACGGGCGCTGATCGACTACCTGTTGCGGGACGGCGTCACGCACGGGCTCGACATGTCGACCGTCGCCAAGCGGACGTTCCTGCAGACCTTCCAGGACCTGGTGCTGCGCCCCCGTGACCTGCCCTACAAGGTCATGTTCCCGGGCCCGACCGGCACCAACGCCGTGGAGTCCGCGCTGAAGCTGGCGCGCAAGGTGAAGGGCCGCGAGGCCATCGTGTCGTTCACCAACGCGTTCCACGGCATGTCCCTCGGGTCGCTCGCCGTGACCGGCAACGCCTTCAAGCGGGCCGGCGCCGGCGTCCCCCTGGTGCACGGCACGCCCATGCCGTTCGACAACTACTTCGACGGTCAGGTCCCGGACTTCCTCTGGTTCGAGCGGCTGCTCGAGGACCAGGGCTCCGGCCTCAACAAGCCCGCCGCTGTGATCGTCGAGACCGTGCAGGGCGAGGGCGGCATCAACGCCGCGCGTCCGGAGTGGCTGCGCGCGCTCAAGGAGCTGTGCGAGCGCCAGGACATGCTGCTGATCGTCGACGACATCCAGATGGGGTGCGGGCGCACCGGGGCCTTCTTCTCCTTCGAGGAGGCCGGAATCGTCCCGGACATCGTCACGGTGTCCAAGTCCATCAGCGGCTACGGGCTGCCCATGTCGCTCTGCCTGTTCCGGCCGGAGCTCGACGTGTGGGAGCCGGGCGAGCACAACGGCACCTTCCGCGGCAACAACCCGGCCTTCGTCACCGCCACCGCCGCGCTCGAGACGTACTGGGCCGACGGGTCGGCCATGGAGAAGCAGACCCGGGCGCGCGGCGAGCAGGTCGAGCAGGGGCTGATCTCGATCACCGAGGAGAACCTCGCCGACGTCAAGGAGTACCGGGGCCGCGGTCTGGTGTGGGGCCTGGAGTTCCACGAGAAGGCGCGGGCCGGCCGGGTGGCGCAGCGCGCCTTCGAACTCGGGCTGCTGATCGAGACGTCCGGCCCGGAGAGCGAGGTCGTCAAGCTGCTGCCGGCGCTGACCATCACCCCGGAGGAGCTGGACGAGGGCCTCAGCATCGTGGCCCGGGCCGTGCGGGAGACCCTCTGA
- the ectA gene encoding diaminobutyrate acetyltransferase: MTAAQADLRIDRPSVADGAALWRLAKESGTLDLNSSYSYLLWCRDFAATSAVARAEGGEPVGFVTGYVRPQDPHTLLVWQVAVDAAHRGRGLAAALLDGLTARLAAQRPLTAVETTITPGNTASERLFASFAERHGATVTREVLFDAGLFPDGPHDPEVLYRIGPLSF; the protein is encoded by the coding sequence ATGACTGCCGCACAAGCAGACCTGCGTATCGACCGCCCGTCGGTGGCTGACGGAGCCGCCCTCTGGCGTCTCGCCAAGGAATCCGGAACGCTCGATCTGAACTCCTCCTACAGCTACCTGCTGTGGTGCCGCGACTTCGCCGCCACCTCGGCGGTGGCGCGTGCGGAGGGCGGCGAGCCGGTCGGGTTCGTCACCGGCTACGTACGGCCGCAGGACCCGCACACCCTGCTGGTCTGGCAGGTGGCCGTCGACGCCGCACACCGGGGTCGCGGACTCGCCGCCGCACTGCTCGACGGGCTGACCGCGCGGCTCGCCGCGCAGCGCCCGCTCACCGCCGTCGAGACCACCATCACGCCGGGCAACACCGCCTCCGAGCGGCTGTTCGCCTCGTTCGCCGAACGGCACGGGGCGACCGTCACCCGCGAGGTGCTGTTCGACGCCGGGCTGTTCCCCGACGGCCCGCACGACCCCGAGGTGCTGTACCGGATCGGCCCGCTCTCCTTCTGA
- a CDS encoding DinB family protein: protein MTTDAHRTLPDGRPVPLLTGEELPMLESWLAFHRATLELKCAGLDDEQARTASAEPSSLTLLGLVQHLAEVERNWFQRAFAGLEVPPVFGERTGYALDADRGLDEALTVWRREIARGRELIAGRSLEDTGRIVDGPMTGLEISLRWVLLHMIEEYARHNGHADILRERLDGVTGT from the coding sequence ATGACGACGGATGCGCACCGGACACTTCCCGACGGCCGCCCGGTCCCGCTGCTGACCGGCGAGGAACTCCCCATGCTGGAGAGCTGGCTGGCGTTCCACCGGGCGACGCTGGAGCTGAAGTGCGCCGGGCTGGACGACGAGCAGGCGCGGACGGCGTCCGCCGAGCCGTCCTCGCTCACCCTCCTCGGTCTGGTGCAGCATCTCGCCGAGGTCGAACGCAACTGGTTCCAGCGGGCGTTCGCCGGTCTCGAGGTGCCGCCGGTCTTCGGGGAGAGGACCGGCTACGCACTCGACGCGGACCGCGGGCTCGACGAGGCGCTGACCGTCTGGCGGCGGGAGATCGCCCGCGGGCGCGAGCTGATCGCCGGGCGGTCGCTCGAGGACACCGGCCGGATCGTGGACGGCCCGATGACCGGGCTCGAGATCAGCCTGCGCTGGGTGCTCCTCCACATGATCGAGGAGTACGCCCGCCACAACGGCCACGCCGACATTCTCCGCGAGCGCCTCGACGGAGTGACCGGAACCTGA
- a CDS encoding aminotransferase class V-fold PLP-dependent enzyme, which yields MTHPFLDLAPLSAAHFASIEARVARLLDTRQDVVVTQGEALLPLEGAIRGAAGPGTTALNVITGPYGQTFGDWLRDCGATVIDLAVPFHTAVTAAQVREAFAEHPEIDFVSLVHAEAATGNTNPVAEIGEVVREHGALFSLDAVASIGAEPVLPDAWGVDLCVIGAQKAMGGPAGVSAVAVSERAWARMSANPTAPRRSYLSLLDWKQRWIDGGRKALLHAPAQLEMLALEACVERIETEGLKTFMARHASAAAATRAGALALGGGLEPYVHDPAEAAPVATTLRAPAGVPASELVARALASDPALPLAAGGGALAGEMIRVNHYGADATLDAVRGSLAALGAALAERGLTVDPAAALRATEDDRS from the coding sequence GTGACACACCCGTTCCTGGACCTCGCACCGCTGAGCGCCGCACATTTCGCCTCGATCGAGGCCCGGGTGGCGCGACTGCTGGACACCCGGCAGGACGTCGTGGTCACGCAGGGCGAGGCGCTGCTGCCGCTGGAAGGGGCGATCCGGGGCGCCGCGGGTCCGGGCACCACGGCCCTCAACGTGATCACCGGCCCGTACGGGCAGACCTTCGGCGACTGGCTGCGGGACTGCGGCGCGACCGTGATCGACCTGGCGGTCCCCTTCCACACGGCGGTGACGGCCGCACAGGTCCGCGAGGCGTTCGCCGAGCACCCGGAGATCGACTTCGTGTCGCTGGTGCACGCGGAGGCGGCGACCGGCAACACCAACCCGGTCGCCGAGATCGGCGAGGTGGTGCGGGAGCACGGCGCGCTCTTCTCGCTGGACGCGGTCGCCTCGATCGGCGCGGAGCCGGTGCTGCCGGACGCGTGGGGCGTGGACCTGTGCGTGATCGGCGCGCAGAAGGCGATGGGCGGCCCGGCAGGCGTCTCGGCGGTCGCGGTGAGCGAGCGGGCGTGGGCGCGGATGTCCGCGAACCCGACAGCCCCGCGCCGCTCGTACCTGTCCCTGCTGGACTGGAAGCAGCGGTGGATCGACGGCGGCCGCAAGGCCCTGCTGCACGCGCCGGCGCAGCTGGAGATGCTGGCCCTCGAGGCGTGCGTCGAGCGGATCGAGACCGAGGGGCTGAAGACGTTCATGGCCCGGCACGCGTCCGCGGCGGCGGCGACGCGGGCGGGCGCGCTGGCGCTGGGCGGCGGGCTCGAGCCGTACGTGCACGACCCGGCGGAGGCGGCGCCGGTCGCCACGACGCTGCGGGCGCCCGCGGGCGTGCCGGCGTCGGAGCTGGTGGCCCGGGCGCTGGCGAGCGACCCCGCACTGCCGCTGGCCGCGGGCGGCGGCGCGCTGGCCGGCGAGATGATCCGGGTCAACCACTACGGGGCGGACGCCACCCTGGACGCGGTGCGCGGATCCCTGGCCGCTCTGGGCGCCGCACTGGCGGAGAGGGGCCTGACCGTCGACCCGGCCGCCGCCCTCCGGGCCACGGAGGACGACCGGAGCTGA
- a CDS encoding transporter substrate-binding domain-containing protein, protein MITLSGRRTRILAAATATAGLVLVAACTSSDGGGSGSKTAAGGVELVKAGQLTTCTHLPYPPFQSEIDGKVQGFDVSLIDLVAKNLGVKQAIVDTPFENFKTGAFLNSGQCDLAAAGMTITDERKKNVDFSDPYFEATQAVLVDKGAGVSSLADVKSKGVKLGAQAQTTGEDYAEKQGFDAVSFESSDAVLNGLRTGQVKAVIIDYPVVQGWLKDKANADAFKVVDNLNTGEQYGFTVKKGNAKLVAAINKALADAKADGTYKTLYEKWIGPYDASAASPSAS, encoded by the coding sequence GTGATCACCCTCTCCGGGCGCCGGACCCGCATCCTGGCCGCTGCCACCGCGACGGCCGGGCTCGTGCTCGTGGCCGCCTGCACGTCGAGCGACGGCGGCGGCAGTGGCTCCAAGACCGCCGCCGGCGGGGTCGAGCTCGTCAAGGCGGGCCAGCTCACCACCTGCACCCACCTGCCCTACCCGCCCTTCCAGTCGGAGATCGACGGCAAGGTGCAGGGCTTCGACGTCTCCCTGATCGACTTGGTCGCCAAGAACCTCGGCGTGAAGCAGGCGATCGTCGACACGCCCTTCGAGAACTTCAAGACCGGCGCCTTCCTCAACTCCGGCCAGTGCGACCTCGCCGCGGCCGGCATGACCATCACCGACGAGCGCAAGAAGAACGTCGACTTCTCCGACCCCTACTTCGAGGCCACGCAGGCCGTCCTCGTCGACAAGGGCGCGGGCGTCTCCTCGCTCGCCGACGTGAAGTCCAAGGGCGTCAAGCTGGGCGCGCAGGCGCAGACCACCGGCGAGGACTATGCCGAGAAGCAGGGCTTCGACGCGGTCTCCTTCGAGTCCTCCGACGCCGTCCTCAACGGACTGCGCACCGGCCAGGTCAAGGCCGTCATCATCGACTACCCGGTGGTCCAGGGCTGGCTGAAGGACAAGGCCAACGCCGACGCCTTCAAGGTCGTCGACAACCTCAACACCGGCGAGCAGTACGGCTTCACGGTGAAGAAGGGCAACGCGAAGCTGGTCGCCGCGATCAACAAGGCGCTGGCGGACGCGAAGGCCGACGGCACGTACAAGACGCTGTACGAGAAGTGGATCGGCCCGTACGACGCGTCCGCGGCCTCCCCGTCGGCGTCATGA
- a CDS encoding amino acid ABC transporter permease, with translation MTAADVPLQPKKKGLTRRQKRRLSRGAQYAVFVAAVIVFAVTADWGRLKNQFAQWDIAKEMFPDVITLALKNTVLYTLSGFLLGLVLGLVIALMRLSSVGPYRWVAGVYIEIFRGLPALLIFVFIGVAVPLAFPGTEIVGGTYGKAALALGLVGAAYMAETFRAGIQAVPKGQMEAARSLGFSPARAMISIVIPQAFRIILPPLTNELIILFKDSSLVLLLGVTLEERELSKFGRDLASDTANSTPILVAGLCYLLVTVPLGFVVRRMEAKAQEAVK, from the coding sequence ATGACCGCCGCGGACGTACCGCTCCAGCCGAAGAAGAAGGGACTGACCCGGCGGCAGAAGCGCCGGCTGTCCCGCGGCGCGCAGTACGCCGTGTTCGTCGCCGCCGTGATCGTCTTCGCGGTGACGGCCGACTGGGGCCGGCTGAAGAACCAGTTCGCCCAGTGGGACATCGCGAAGGAGATGTTCCCGGACGTCATCACGCTCGCGCTGAAGAACACCGTCCTGTACACGCTGTCGGGCTTCCTGCTGGGGCTGGTGCTCGGCCTGGTCATCGCGCTGATGAGGTTGTCCTCGGTCGGCCCGTACCGCTGGGTGGCCGGCGTGTACATCGAGATCTTCCGCGGTCTGCCCGCCCTGCTGATCTTCGTGTTCATCGGCGTGGCCGTGCCGCTGGCCTTCCCCGGCACGGAGATCGTCGGCGGCACCTACGGCAAGGCGGCCCTCGCGCTCGGCCTGGTGGGCGCCGCGTACATGGCGGAGACGTTCCGCGCGGGCATCCAGGCGGTGCCCAAGGGGCAGATGGAGGCGGCGCGCTCGCTCGGCTTCTCGCCGGCCCGCGCGATGATCTCCATCGTCATCCCGCAGGCGTTCCGGATCATCCTGCCGCCGCTCACCAACGAACTGATCATCCTCTTCAAGGACTCCTCCCTGGTCCTGCTCCTCGGCGTGACCCTTGAGGAGCGCGAACTGTCCAAGTTCGGCCGGGACCTGGCCAGCGACACCGCCAACTCCACGCCGATCCTGGTCGCCGGCCTGTGCTACCTGCTGGTGACCGTCCCGCTCGGCTTCGTCGTGCGCCGCATGGAGGCCAAGGCCCAGGAGGCCGTGAAATGA
- a CDS encoding amino acid ABC transporter ATP-binding protein: protein MSRPEIEVRGLHKAFGDNEVLQGIDLEIGRGEVVCVIGPSGSGKSTLLRCVNLLEEPTSGQVFVGGTELTDPDVDIDAVRRRIGMVFQQFNLFPHLSVTENLTLPQRRVLGRGKAEAAKVAAQNLERVGLSEKAHAYPASLSGGQQQRVAIARALAMGPDVMLFDEPTSALDPELVGDVLAVMRMLANEGMTMMVVTHEMTFAREVADRVVFMDGGVIVEDGAPAQVIGAPRHERTRHFLSRLLDPAMADVEEETSDQVGRSTG from the coding sequence ATGAGCCGACCCGAGATCGAAGTGCGCGGCCTGCACAAGGCGTTCGGCGACAACGAGGTGCTCCAGGGCATCGACCTGGAGATCGGCCGGGGCGAGGTCGTCTGCGTGATCGGCCCCTCCGGCTCCGGCAAGTCGACGCTGCTGCGCTGCGTGAACCTGCTGGAGGAGCCCACGAGCGGCCAGGTCTTCGTCGGCGGCACGGAGCTCACCGACCCCGACGTCGACATCGACGCCGTGCGACGCCGTATCGGCATGGTCTTCCAGCAGTTCAACCTGTTCCCGCACCTGTCGGTGACCGAGAACCTGACGCTGCCGCAGCGCCGGGTGCTGGGCCGTGGCAAGGCGGAGGCCGCGAAGGTCGCCGCCCAGAACCTGGAGCGGGTGGGCCTGTCGGAGAAGGCGCACGCCTATCCCGCCTCCCTCTCCGGCGGCCAGCAGCAGCGCGTCGCGATCGCCCGCGCCCTGGCCATGGGCCCCGACGTGATGCTCTTCGACGAGCCGACGTCGGCGCTCGACCCGGAGCTGGTCGGCGACGTCCTGGCCGTCATGCGCATGCTGGCGAACGAGGGCATGACGATGATGGTCGTCACCCACGAGATGACCTTCGCCCGCGAGGTCGCCGACCGGGTCGTCTTCATGGACGGCGGAGTGATCGTCGAGGACGGCGCCCCCGCCCAGGTCATCGGCGCACCGCGGCACGAGCGCACCCGCCACTTCCTCTCCCGCCTCCTCGACCCGGCGATGGCCGACGTGGAGGAGGAGACCTCCGACCAGGTGGGCAGGAGCACTGGCTAG
- a CDS encoding amidohydrolase family protein, producing MSDHPVLHVKGRVLTGPDDVRDELWVVDGRISYDRPAGAREVRTVEGWALPGLVDAHCHVGLGGHGPVEPDVAEKQALTDREAGALLLRDAGSPSDTRWTDDRDDLPKIIRAGRHIARTRRYLRGYAHEIEPDDLVAYVAREARRGDGWVKLVGDWIDREAGDLAPSWPRAAAEAAIAEAHRLGARVTAHCFAENSLRDLVESGIDCIEHATGLTDDLVPLFAERGVAIVPTLVNIATFPDLAAGGEAKFPRWSAHIRRLHAHRYDTVRSAYDAGIPVFVGTDAGGTLPHGLVAAEVAELVTAGIPPLQALSATTWGARAWLGRPGLDEGAPADLVVYETDPRADVRVLAAPRRVVLNGKIVG from the coding sequence ATGAGCGATCATCCGGTGCTGCACGTGAAGGGCAGGGTCCTGACCGGGCCCGACGACGTCCGCGACGAGCTGTGGGTCGTCGACGGCCGGATCTCCTACGACCGTCCCGCAGGGGCCCGTGAGGTCCGCACCGTCGAGGGCTGGGCGCTGCCCGGTCTCGTCGACGCGCACTGCCATGTGGGCCTCGGAGGGCACGGGCCGGTCGAACCCGACGTCGCGGAGAAGCAGGCGCTCACCGACCGCGAGGCCGGCGCCCTGCTGCTGCGGGACGCCGGCTCACCCTCGGACACCCGCTGGACCGACGACCGCGACGACCTCCCGAAGATCATCCGGGCGGGCCGGCACATCGCCCGCACCCGCCGATATCTGCGCGGCTACGCGCACGAGATCGAGCCCGACGACCTCGTCGCGTACGTCGCCCGGGAGGCCCGGCGCGGCGACGGCTGGGTCAAGCTGGTCGGCGACTGGATCGACCGCGAGGCCGGCGATCTGGCCCCCAGCTGGCCGCGGGCGGCGGCCGAGGCGGCCATCGCCGAGGCCCACCGGCTGGGCGCGCGCGTCACGGCGCACTGCTTCGCCGAGAACTCGCTGCGTGATCTGGTCGAGTCCGGCATCGACTGCATCGAGCACGCGACGGGTCTGACGGACGACCTCGTCCCGCTGTTCGCCGAACGGGGCGTGGCGATCGTCCCGACCCTGGTCAACATCGCCACCTTCCCGGATCTCGCCGCCGGCGGGGAGGCCAAGTTCCCGCGCTGGTCGGCCCATATCCGCAGGCTCCACGCCCACCGGTACGACACCGTCCGCTCCGCCTACGACGCCGGCATCCCGGTCTTCGTCGGCACGGACGCCGGCGGCACGCTGCCGCACGGTCTGGTGGCGGCGGAGGTCGCCGAGCTGGTGACCGCGGGCATCCCCCCGTTGCAGGCGCTCTCCGCGACGACGTGGGGCGCACGCGCGTGGCTCGGACGCCCCGGCCTGGACGAGGGCGCTCCGGCGGACCTGGTGGTGTACGAGACGGACCCGCGGGCGGACGTCCGCGTGCTGGCGGCGCCCCGCAGGGTCGTGCTGAACGGGAAGATCGTGGGCTGA
- a CDS encoding SCO1860 family LAETG-anchored protein, which yields MNGNTFRMPARARRVAAVAAATALAAGPAALAGAGPAHAGDGRGRASAAVLRTGLDVALLNRSAGVPLAVSLNEVHAPQSAEKTALTAELDGVAGGRPFSVLRADVAEARATVDERKAEASTRVVHARLHVPGLPLLSLVEVGTVTSKATCETGRPPVAVANLLGSLTVLGKKVSVSTGGTTDVKVPGVGQVRLDLSQRGTTTRTAAATALELTVSVDPLQLNVADVTGTVTLAEATCEAPVAEPGERAGEQGGPQGEGTGKEEQGEEQERPAAPSAAVAPDVRPQAAPAEADLARTGGGSPAPYVAGGAVALLLAGGGAVALTRRRG from the coding sequence TTGAACGGCAACACCTTCCGCATGCCCGCACGCGCCCGTCGCGTCGCCGCCGTCGCGGCGGCCACGGCCCTCGCCGCCGGTCCCGCGGCCCTGGCCGGCGCGGGCCCCGCCCACGCGGGCGACGGCCGGGGCCGCGCGAGCGCCGCCGTGCTGCGCACCGGCCTCGACGTGGCCCTGCTCAACAGATCCGCCGGCGTCCCGCTCGCCGTCTCCCTCAACGAGGTGCACGCGCCGCAGAGCGCCGAGAAGACCGCGCTGACAGCCGAGTTGGACGGCGTCGCAGGCGGAAGGCCGTTCAGCGTGCTGCGCGCCGACGTCGCCGAGGCCAGGGCGACGGTGGACGAGAGGAAGGCCGAGGCGTCCACCCGAGTCGTCCACGCCAGGCTGCACGTCCCCGGCCTCCCGCTGCTCTCCCTCGTCGAGGTCGGCACGGTCACCTCGAAGGCGACCTGCGAGACCGGCCGGCCTCCGGTCGCCGTCGCGAACCTGCTCGGCTCCTTGACGGTCCTGGGCAAGAAGGTGTCGGTGAGCACGGGCGGCACGACGGACGTGAAGGTGCCGGGTGTGGGACAGGTCCGGCTCGACCTGTCCCAGCGCGGGACCACCACCCGCACGGCCGCCGCCACCGCCCTCGAACTCACCGTCTCCGTCGACCCGTTGCAGCTCAACGTCGCCGACGTCACCGGCACGGTGACGCTCGCCGAGGCCACCTGCGAGGCGCCCGTCGCAGAGCCGGGGGAGCGGGCCGGAGAACAGGGCGGGCCACAGGGGGAGGGGACGGGGAAGGAGGAGCAGGGGGAGGAGCAGGAACGGCCGGCCGCGCCGAGCGCCGCCGTGGCCCCTGACGTCCGACCGCAGGCCGCGCCCGCCGAGGCCGACCTGGCGCGGACCGGCGGCGGTTCGCCGGCCCCGTACGTCGCGGGCGGCGCCGTGGCTCTGCTGCTCGCGGGCGGGGGAGCGGTGGCGCTGACCCGTCGGCGGGGCTGA
- the cobC gene encoding Rv2231c family pyridoxal phosphate-dependent protein CobC — translation MTDAATGPGHGPATSGTAGGHAAAALVVGVGASTGVPAAEVLELVENALREAGGSVRDLAELATVDVRAGEPGVVEAARRLGVPVVTYSARELAGVAVPHPSDAPFAALGTASVAEAAALIGGGELVLPKRRSAGTPARATCAVARRPGHPGPPDPPAETARTPPETATRATRTDTPHPGITLTDRETRTPMHTDGQADELTDGLAGVPDGGHDLRHHGDAETRDDGSALVDLAVNVRADTPPRWLLERVAASLSGLAAYPDGRAARAAVAARHGLPVERVLLTAGAAEAFVLLARALRVRRPVVVHPQFTEPEAALRDAGHQVGRVLLRARDGFRLDPAAVPDDADLVVIGNPTNPTSVLHPADTLRRLARAGRTLVVDEAFMDAVPGEREALAERTDVPGLVVLRSLTKTWGLAGLRIGYVLAAPETIAELERAQPLWPVSTPALAAAQACVEPRALAEAVHAAHRIAADRAHLVAGLEEFASDGLRVAGPAEGPFVLVRLPRAAAVRRQLRVLGFAVRRGDTFPGLDEEWLRLAVRDRATVNRFLQALDQALALTRD, via the coding sequence ATGACCGACGCCGCCACCGGCCCCGGGCACGGCCCCGCGACGTCCGGGACCGCGGGCGGGCATGCCGCGGCCGCCCTCGTCGTCGGGGTCGGGGCGTCCACGGGGGTTCCCGCCGCCGAGGTGTTGGAGCTGGTGGAGAACGCGTTGCGGGAGGCGGGAGGGTCCGTGCGCGACCTCGCCGAGCTCGCCACCGTCGACGTCAGGGCCGGCGAACCGGGCGTCGTGGAAGCCGCCCGCCGGCTGGGGGTGCCCGTGGTGACGTACTCCGCGCGGGAGCTGGCGGGTGTGGCGGTGCCCCACCCCTCCGACGCGCCGTTCGCCGCCCTGGGCACCGCGTCGGTGGCGGAGGCGGCCGCGCTGATCGGCGGCGGTGAGCTCGTGCTGCCCAAGCGCAGGTCGGCCGGGACACCGGCGAGGGCGACGTGCGCCGTCGCGCGCCGGCCGGGCCACCCCGGCCCACCGGACCCGCCCGCCGAAACCGCGCGCACGCCGCCGGAAACCGCGACGCGCGCCACCCGCACGGACACCCCCCACCCGGGCATCACCCTCACGGACAGGGAAACGCGCACTCCCATGCACACTGACGGACAAGCTGACGAGCTCACCGACGGCCTGGCCGGCGTTCCCGACGGCGGGCACGACCTGCGCCATCACGGGGACGCCGAGACGCGGGACGACGGCTCGGCCCTGGTCGATCTCGCCGTGAACGTCCGCGCGGACACGCCTCCGCGCTGGCTGCTCGAGCGGGTCGCCGCGTCCCTGAGCGGCCTCGCGGCCTATCCGGACGGGCGGGCCGCGCGGGCGGCCGTCGCGGCGCGGCACGGGCTGCCCGTGGAGCGGGTGCTGCTGACGGCGGGCGCGGCGGAGGCCTTCGTGCTGCTGGCGCGGGCCCTGCGGGTGCGGCGGCCGGTGGTCGTGCATCCGCAGTTCACCGAGCCGGAGGCGGCGCTGCGCGACGCCGGGCACCAGGTGGGCCGGGTGCTGCTGCGCGCGCGGGACGGCTTCCGGCTGGATCCGGCGGCGGTTCCCGACGACGCCGACCTGGTGGTGATCGGCAATCCGACGAACCCCACGTCGGTGCTGCACCCCGCGGACACCCTCCGACGGCTGGCGCGGGCCGGACGGACGCTGGTCGTCGACGAGGCGTTCATGGACGCGGTGCCGGGCGAACGGGAGGCTCTCGCCGAACGGACGGACGTGCCCGGTCTGGTGGTGCTGCGCAGCCTGACCAAGACCTGGGGGCTCGCGGGGCTGCGGATCGGGTACGTCCTCGCCGCGCCGGAGACGATCGCCGAGCTGGAGCGGGCACAGCCGCTGTGGCCGGTGTCCACGCCGGCGCTGGCCGCCGCGCAGGCGTGTGTGGAACCGCGGGCGCTGGCGGAGGCCGTGCACGCGGCGCACCGCATCGCCGCGGACCGGGCCCATCTCGTCGCCGGTCTCGAGGAGTTCGCCTCGGACGGGCTGCGGGTCGCGGGGCCTGCCGAGGGCCCCTTCGTGCTCGTCCGGCTGCCGCGGGCCGCCGCGGTCCGCCGGCAGCTGCGGGTCCTGGGGTTCGCGGTCCGGCGCGGGGACACCTTCCCGGGACTGGACGAGGAGTGGCTGCGGCTGGCGGTACGGGACCGGGCGACGGTGAACCGTTTCCTCCAGGCGCTGGACCAGGCGCTGGCGCTGACGCGCGACTGA
- a CDS encoding ZIP family metal transporter, producing the protein MAVFVALGAFLMTLAGGWTAQRVTDRRHLVLGLAGGLMLGVVGLDLLPEALDAAGTEVFGVPAALLLFVAGFLLAHLVERLLAARQAAHGAEEAVLRAPEVGLTAAAAMVGHSAMDGVAIGAAFQVDGGMGAAVALAVIAHDFADGFNTYTITSLYGNARRKAQAMLVADAAAPVVGAASTSFVTIPEQVLGGYLGFFGGALLYLAAAEILPEAHHEHPARSTVLCTIAGAAFIWLVVGLAS; encoded by the coding sequence ATGGCGGTCTTCGTCGCGCTCGGCGCGTTCCTCATGACGCTGGCCGGCGGCTGGACGGCACAGCGCGTGACCGACCGCCGTCACCTCGTGCTGGGCCTGGCCGGCGGCCTGATGCTGGGCGTGGTCGGGCTGGACCTGCTGCCGGAGGCGCTCGACGCCGCCGGCACCGAGGTCTTCGGCGTGCCGGCCGCGCTGCTGCTCTTCGTGGCCGGGTTCCTGCTGGCCCATCTGGTGGAACGGCTGCTCGCGGCCCGCCAGGCCGCGCACGGCGCGGAGGAGGCGGTCCTGCGCGCGCCCGAGGTGGGTCTCACGGCCGCCGCCGCGATGGTCGGGCACAGCGCGATGGACGGCGTGGCGATCGGTGCGGCCTTCCAGGTGGACGGCGGCATGGGAGCCGCCGTGGCGCTCGCGGTCATCGCCCACGACTTCGCGGACGGCTTCAACACGTACACGATCACGAGCCTCTACGGGAACGCCCGCCGCAAGGCCCAGGCCATGCTGGTGGCGGACGCGGCGGCGCCGGTCGTGGGCGCGGCCTCGACGTCCTTCGTCACCATCCCGGAGCAGGTGCTCGGCGGCTACCTGGGGTTCTTCGGCGGCGCGCTGCTGTACCTGGCGGCCGCCGAGATCCTCCCCGAGGCCCACCACGAGCACCCGGCGCGCTCGACCGTCCTGTGCACGATCGCGGGCGCGGCCTTCATCTGGCTGGTGGTCGGCCTGGCGTCCTGA